A genome region from Deinococcus sp. KNUC1210 includes the following:
- a CDS encoding DUF262 and DUF1524 domain-containing protein, which yields MIAEQAKLTELLQGIKQFEVPLYQRPYSWGNTEREQFWRDILRAGRDPKPGMHFTGSVVFMERTGSMAGNLKRARLIDGQQRLTTLSLLMLAVAECMAGQEALELPLEGTVDVQRIEASDIREDYLLNKRLTGDSRFKLLPTHADRDTLKFLLGEGPQPTKVSREVEAGAVFFRQRLALPGTNLKEVLRGVHKLQVVSVALEEGRDDPQLIFESLNSTGKDLTQADLIRNNVLMGLNHEQQDELSREYWVPMEARFADTEDGTFDRFMRDFLTLRTRSIPNEQEVFAAFKAYRAARPGDEGVKSLVADVAHLARLYMGVVNPDSLPQAGVQLAMADLAALRVRVVSPFLLELLEDREQGRMTDDTLTQALRLIESFLMRRAVTGERTSPLNRFFAALGRDLHKDGEYLRSLERALVRFQDRDQDGFPSDEVFAAALKTAALYRMNVCKPLLVRLERGMSPKEAFEEGTLTIEHVMPQNDKEDSLSPAWQTMLGPDWRAVQARLVHTLGNLTLTGYNSELGDRPFHDKQILPAPKGYMHSRLLMTRELAALPEWNETRIQERAIELTQRALALWPFPTLTPEELSALRAEGRQRGKVKTVEDHLETSSAALRSLYEQVRARLLKLPGGVREEPQKQYIAYKVAGANFCDLAVQPSLSTLKCWLNIPPSQIDDPHRLTQDITGKGKAGNGNVELVLTLQSDLDAFEALAQQALDYQSARAAGKVSTPEVNEAEAALAALPDVQRQVLAELEARLLSLPGVQRVTNKFYISFRSNRVFLELRARTASLYLSVKGLPSGPMEDPTEEWRSLDDWWHRTIRTLDDLEGAWPTVQAAYDSQQAIPAATAASRTTIRTFFTQILGLVSDLSNVTIETTKNADTFLRIPGQPQHLARINQHNPSGVVELLLNIPFAEVNDPTGRGESRMKHTSLPAGHFSVGLRPGEDEAATSLLTQLFTRYGALRA from the coding sequence ATGATCGCAGAACAGGCGAAACTGACGGAACTGCTCCAGGGCATCAAACAATTCGAGGTGCCGCTGTATCAGCGCCCGTATTCCTGGGGAAACACGGAGCGCGAGCAGTTCTGGCGCGACATCCTGCGGGCTGGGCGCGACCCGAAGCCGGGCATGCACTTCACGGGTTCTGTGGTGTTCATGGAGCGCACGGGCAGCATGGCAGGCAACCTCAAACGGGCACGGCTGATCGATGGTCAGCAGCGCCTGACCACGCTCTCGCTGCTGATGCTCGCGGTGGCGGAGTGCATGGCGGGACAGGAGGCGCTGGAACTGCCGTTGGAAGGCACAGTAGACGTGCAGCGCATCGAGGCGTCCGACATCCGCGAAGACTACCTGCTGAACAAGCGCCTGACGGGCGATTCGCGGTTCAAACTGTTGCCCACCCACGCCGACCGGGACACGCTGAAGTTCCTGCTGGGCGAAGGGCCACAGCCTACGAAGGTGTCGCGGGAGGTGGAGGCAGGCGCGGTCTTTTTCCGACAGAGGCTCGCCTTGCCAGGAACGAACCTAAAGGAAGTGCTGCGCGGCGTGCATAAGTTACAGGTGGTGTCAGTGGCGCTGGAGGAAGGCCGCGACGATCCGCAGCTGATCTTCGAGAGCCTCAACAGCACCGGCAAGGACCTGACGCAGGCTGACCTGATCCGCAACAACGTGCTGATGGGTCTGAACCATGAACAGCAGGACGAGCTGAGCCGTGAGTACTGGGTGCCGATGGAGGCCCGCTTCGCCGACACCGAAGACGGCACCTTTGACCGTTTCATGCGCGATTTTCTGACGCTCCGCACGCGCAGCATCCCCAACGAGCAAGAGGTCTTCGCAGCCTTCAAGGCGTACCGGGCCGCTCGTCCAGGCGACGAGGGCGTGAAGTCTCTGGTCGCTGACGTAGCCCACCTGGCGCGCCTGTACATGGGTGTCGTCAACCCTGACTCGCTGCCGCAGGCTGGGGTACAACTGGCGATGGCTGACCTCGCGGCACTGAGGGTGCGGGTCGTCTCGCCGTTCCTGCTGGAACTGCTGGAAGACCGTGAGCAGGGCCGCATGACCGACGATACCCTGACGCAGGCGCTGCGGCTGATCGAATCGTTTTTAATGCGCCGCGCAGTCACGGGTGAGCGCACCTCACCGCTCAACCGCTTCTTCGCGGCACTGGGCCGCGACCTCCACAAGGACGGCGAGTACCTGCGGTCTCTCGAACGCGCCCTAGTGCGTTTCCAGGATCGTGACCAGGACGGCTTCCCCTCGGATGAGGTGTTCGCGGCAGCACTCAAGACGGCAGCGCTGTACCGCATGAATGTCTGCAAACCGCTGCTGGTGCGGCTGGAACGAGGGATGAGTCCCAAAGAAGCATTCGAGGAAGGTACGCTGACCATCGAACACGTCATGCCCCAGAATGACAAGGAAGACTCGCTGAGTCCGGCGTGGCAGACGATGCTCGGCCCGGACTGGCGTGCGGTACAGGCGCGGCTGGTGCATACCCTCGGCAACCTGACGCTGACCGGCTATAACAGCGAGCTGGGCGACCGACCCTTCCACGACAAACAGATACTTCCTGCACCCAAGGGGTATATGCACAGCCGTCTGTTGATGACGCGCGAGCTGGCGGCGTTGCCGGAGTGGAATGAGACACGGATCCAGGAGCGGGCAATCGAACTGACGCAGCGTGCCCTGGCACTCTGGCCGTTCCCGACACTCACGCCGGAGGAGTTGTCGGCCCTGCGGGCCGAGGGACGGCAGCGGGGCAAGGTCAAAACGGTGGAAGATCACCTGGAGACCAGCAGTGCAGCGCTGCGCTCGCTCTACGAACAGGTGCGCGCACGGTTGCTGAAACTCCCCGGAGGGGTCAGGGAAGAGCCTCAGAAGCAATACATCGCCTACAAAGTTGCAGGAGCCAACTTCTGCGACCTCGCCGTGCAACCCTCGTTGAGCACCTTGAAGTGCTGGCTCAACATTCCACCGAGCCAAATTGACGACCCCCACCGCTTGACGCAGGACATCACTGGCAAGGGCAAAGCAGGCAATGGGAACGTCGAACTGGTCTTGACGCTCCAGAGCGATCTCGATGCCTTCGAGGCCCTGGCACAGCAGGCCCTGGACTACCAGAGTGCCAGGGCAGCAGGAAAAGTCAGCACTCCAGAAGTCAATGAGGCGGAGGCTGCCCTCGCTGCTCTCCCGGACGTGCAGCGGCAGGTGCTCGCTGAACTGGAGGCGCGCCTCTTATCGTTACCGGGGGTCCAGCGCGTCACCAACAAGTTCTATATCTCCTTCCGAAGCAACCGAGTCTTCCTGGAGTTGCGGGCACGCACGGCGTCGTTGTACCTCTCTGTCAAGGGTCTTCCTAGCGGCCCGATGGAAGATCCAACTGAAGAGTGGCGTTCACTGGATGACTGGTGGCACCGAACCATCAGAACACTTGACGATCTGGAGGGAGCGTGGCCGACGGTGCAGGCTGCCTACGACAGTCAGCAGGCGATCCCAGCTGCAACAGCCGCCAGCCGAACGACTATCCGCACCTTCTTCACACAGATCCTTGGCCTTGTCAGTGACCTGAGCAATGTCACGATCGAAACCACCAAAAACGCCGATACATTCCTGCGAATACCTGGACAACCCCAGCATCTCGCCCGTATCAATCAACACAACCCAAGTGGCGTGGTGGAACTTCTGCTGAATATCCCCTTCGCAGAAGTGAATGACCCGACGGGCCGAGGCGAGTCCAGGATGAAGCACACCTCGCTTCCTGCCGGTCACTTCAGCGTAGGTCTACGTCCAGGCGAGGACGAGGCGGCGACCAGTCTCCTCACACAACTCTTCACCCGGTATGGGGCATTGCGTGCGTGA
- a CDS encoding type I restriction endonuclease subunit R gives MREYSEARLVEETCQSILRELGWHTLDATHETLGERGTLGRESQREVVLRRDLRDALKRLNPNLPSSGIEQAVELLAQDRSALSAVAGNQELHQLMIDGVLVLVPDEDGETPARVTVIDWEQPGNNTFLAVQQLTIRSDLYTRRPDVIGFVNGLPLVFIELKSSHRRLRNAYRDNLRDYRDTIPHLFQANAVQVLSNGTDAVVGSMTAGWEHFAEWVRVEREDEPRRVGLSTLLRGVCDPARLLDLVENFTVYLETKGGVAKILAKNHQVLGVNNALRALEDARANRGRLGVFWHTQGSGKSLSMVFFSRKVLRKVPGNWSFLIVTDRDELDEQIYTTFARTGTVTENEDQVRAASGAHLRELLTHDHRYLFTLIQKFHAPQGEAYPALSARRDVIVMTDEAHRSQYDLFAGNMRAALPNASFIGFTGTPLMDGEQKTREVFGDYVSVYNFSEAVQDRATVPLYYENRIPELQLTNADLQANMEDLLDREGVDEQAERLVEREFSREYQLITRDDRLEKIAQDLVRHFLGRGQFGKAMVVSIDKATAVRMYDKVQRYWQDEQLALEAQLAHASGDERDGLHNRLRFMQGTDMAVVLSQSQNEVADFRDRGLDITPHRRRMVQEDLEEKFKDPGDPLRLVFVCAMWMTGFDAPSVSTIYLDKPMRNHTLMQTIARANRVWEEKVSGLIVDYVGVFRNLQRALAIYGAGNGSGVGAGDTPVQQKEELLAALRATLSELDALVTAHGIDPQTVIAATGEAKLELIRDATDALLAGDDLTKRFIDLSNTVNRLFKAVLPDREAQEFAAQRALYLVLAERLTLESDEPELDGVMQRIEGLLDTSVAAYGYVIRDATSRLDLSQVDFDKLQAMFEHTPRKRTEAEKLRAALNGEVQRLTRLNKTRANYAAQLEAMIQTYNAGLANVETFFEELLRLGRDLSDEVKRALREHLSEEELAVFDQITATGVELPEAEREQIKVVARALLTRLKGDQLVLDWRKKQQARARVKQTIRRELDALPQDFSKPAYDQAVQALYAHVYESYTGEGESVYS, from the coding sequence GTGCGTGAGTACAGCGAGGCGCGGCTGGTCGAAGAAACCTGCCAGAGTATCCTGCGCGAGCTAGGGTGGCACACACTCGACGCCACACACGAAACCCTGGGGGAACGCGGCACCCTGGGACGCGAGAGCCAGCGCGAGGTAGTGCTGCGGCGTGATCTGCGCGACGCGCTGAAGCGGCTGAATCCTAATCTCCCCTCCTCCGGCATCGAGCAGGCGGTGGAGTTGCTGGCGCAGGATCGCTCGGCGCTGTCAGCAGTGGCGGGTAACCAGGAACTGCACCAACTGATGATCGACGGTGTCCTCGTCCTGGTGCCGGACGAGGACGGCGAGACACCCGCGCGGGTCACAGTGATCGACTGGGAACAACCCGGCAACAACACCTTCCTGGCGGTGCAGCAGCTCACCATTCGCAGCGACCTGTACACCCGCCGCCCGGACGTGATCGGCTTCGTCAACGGACTGCCGCTGGTGTTCATCGAGCTGAAGTCCTCACACCGCCGGTTGCGGAACGCCTACCGCGACAACCTACGCGACTACCGCGACACCATCCCGCACCTGTTCCAGGCGAACGCCGTACAGGTACTGTCCAACGGCACGGACGCGGTGGTCGGGAGCATGACAGCCGGCTGGGAGCATTTCGCCGAATGGGTACGCGTCGAGCGTGAAGACGAGCCGCGCCGGGTCGGGCTGAGCACGCTGCTGCGCGGCGTGTGCGACCCGGCACGGCTGCTTGATCTGGTCGAGAACTTCACCGTGTACCTCGAGACGAAGGGCGGCGTGGCGAAGATCCTGGCGAAGAACCACCAGGTACTGGGCGTGAATAATGCCCTGCGGGCGCTCGAAGATGCCAGGGCCAACCGGGGCCGCCTGGGGGTGTTCTGGCACACTCAGGGGTCGGGCAAGAGTCTGAGTATGGTGTTCTTCTCACGCAAGGTGCTGCGGAAGGTGCCGGGCAACTGGAGCTTCCTGATCGTCACTGACCGCGACGAACTCGACGAGCAGATCTACACCACCTTCGCCCGTACCGGCACCGTGACCGAGAACGAAGATCAGGTGCGGGCCGCGAGCGGCGCTCATCTGCGTGAGCTGCTGACGCACGACCACCGCTACCTGTTCACGCTGATTCAGAAATTCCACGCGCCGCAGGGCGAGGCGTACCCGGCGCTCTCGGCCCGCCGCGACGTGATCGTGATGACCGACGAAGCGCACCGCAGTCAGTACGACCTGTTCGCGGGCAACATGCGCGCCGCGCTCCCGAACGCGTCCTTCATCGGCTTCACCGGCACGCCGCTGATGGACGGCGAGCAGAAGACCCGTGAGGTGTTCGGCGACTACGTGTCGGTGTACAACTTCAGCGAGGCAGTGCAGGACAGGGCCACCGTGCCGCTGTACTACGAGAACCGCATCCCGGAGTTGCAGCTCACCAACGCCGACCTCCAGGCGAACATGGAAGACCTGCTCGACCGCGAAGGTGTGGACGAGCAGGCCGAGCGACTGGTGGAGCGCGAGTTCAGCCGCGAGTACCAGCTCATCACGCGAGATGACCGGCTGGAGAAGATCGCGCAGGATCTGGTGCGCCACTTCCTGGGACGCGGACAGTTCGGCAAGGCGATGGTGGTCAGCATCGACAAAGCCACCGCCGTGCGGATGTACGACAAGGTGCAGCGGTACTGGCAAGATGAACAGCTCGCGCTGGAGGCACAGCTCGCTCACGCCAGCGGCGATGAGCGCGACGGGCTGCACAACCGGCTGCGGTTCATGCAGGGCACCGATATGGCGGTGGTGCTGTCGCAGTCACAGAATGAAGTGGCCGACTTCCGTGACCGGGGACTCGACATCACGCCGCACCGTCGGCGCATGGTGCAGGAAGACCTGGAGGAGAAATTCAAAGACCCTGGCGATCCGCTGCGGCTGGTGTTCGTGTGCGCCATGTGGATGACCGGCTTCGACGCGCCGAGCGTCAGCACCATCTACCTCGACAAGCCGATGCGAAACCACACGCTGATGCAGACCATCGCGCGCGCCAACCGCGTGTGGGAGGAGAAGGTCAGCGGGCTGATCGTGGACTATGTGGGCGTATTCCGCAATCTCCAGCGAGCGCTCGCCATCTACGGCGCAGGGAACGGCTCTGGGGTCGGAGCGGGCGACACGCCAGTGCAGCAAAAGGAGGAGCTGTTGGCGGCGCTGCGGGCCACCCTGAGCGAGCTGGACGCTCTGGTAACAGCACACGGCATCGACCCGCAGACGGTGATCGCCGCCACCGGCGAGGCCAAGCTGGAGCTGATCCGCGACGCGACCGACGCGCTGCTCGCCGGAGATGACCTCACGAAGCGCTTCATCGACCTCTCGAATACCGTCAACCGACTCTTCAAGGCGGTGTTGCCCGACAGGGAGGCGCAGGAGTTCGCTGCGCAGCGGGCGCTGTACCTGGTGCTGGCCGAGCGGCTAACCCTGGAGAGTGACGAGCCGGAGCTGGACGGGGTGATGCAGCGCATCGAGGGGCTGCTCGACACCTCTGTGGCTGCCTACGGCTACGTCATCCGTGACGCGACGAGCCGCCTCGACCTGAGCCAGGTGGATTTCGACAAACTCCAGGCGATGTTCGAGCACACCCCGCGCAAGCGCACCGAGGCCGAGAAGCTGCGGGCCGCACTGAATGGAGAAGTGCAGCGCCTGACGCGGCTGAACAAGACCCGCGCCAACTACGCCGCGCAGCTCGAGGCGATGATCCAGACCTACAACGCCGGATTAGCCAACGTGGAGACCTTCTTCGAGGAGTTGCTGCGGCTGGGACGCGACCTAAGCGACGAGGTCAAACGCGCTCTGCGCGAACACCTCAGCGAGGAGGAGCTGGCGGTCTTCGACCAGATCACAGCGACGGGCGTGGAGCTGCCAGAGGCCGAGCGTGAGCAGATCAAGGTGGTGGCACGCGCACTCCTTACGCGGCTCAAGGGCGATCAACTGGTGCTGGACTGGCGCAAGAAGCAGCAGGCGCGCGCGCGGGTGAAACAGACGATCCGCCGCGAGCTCGACGCCCTCCCGCAGGACTTCAGCAAACCGGCATACGACCAGGCGGTGCAGGCTCTTTACGCCCACGTGTACGAATCGTACACGGGCGAGGGTGAAAGCGTGTATTCCTGA
- a CDS encoding class I SAM-dependent DNA methyltransferase, with product MPANTTEIERRLWAAADNLRANSKLRSHEYSTPVLGLIFLAYADYRFTQAEARLASTGAGRRSGLSQDDYQAEGVLYVPPAARYSALLALPEGANVGQAINDAMRAIEDDNEDLRGVLPKLYNRLDNSILVSLLKAFNFGEIADGLEGDAFGKIYEYFLGKFARDEGGKGGEFYTPTSLVKLMVEIMEPFHGRIYDPACGSGGMFVQSAHFIEEHRKNPTNEISVYGQEKTAETVKLAKMNLAVHGLSGDIRQANTFYEDPHTSPGKFDFALANPPFNVSGVDKDRIGVDPRLPFGQPKGDNANYLWMQYIYSSLNERGRAGVVMANSASDARGSEQEIRRQMIQAGGVDIMLSTSSNLFYTVTLPATVWFFDKRKHGTPREDTVLFIDARHIFTQVTRAIRELSDTQVEFIANIANLYRGEATENRHGSGELMQEHFPDGVYHDVLGLCKVATRAEIKAQGWSLNAGRYVGVQARAADDFDFSVRLGELQEELEVLNAEAHELEERISENVLALLDGSSGEVSDETVLG from the coding sequence ATGCCTGCCAACACCACCGAGATCGAACGCCGCCTGTGGGCTGCCGCCGACAACCTGCGCGCCAACAGCAAGCTCCGCAGCCACGAGTACAGCACCCCCGTCCTGGGGCTGATCTTCCTGGCCTACGCCGATTACCGCTTCACCCAGGCCGAGGCTCGCCTCGCCAGCACCGGGGCGGGGCGGCGCTCTGGCCTCTCGCAGGACGACTACCAGGCCGAGGGCGTACTCTATGTGCCACCTGCGGCCCGCTACAGTGCGCTCCTGGCCCTCCCGGAGGGAGCCAACGTCGGGCAGGCCATCAACGACGCCATGCGGGCCATCGAGGACGACAACGAAGACCTGCGCGGCGTGCTGCCCAAGCTGTACAACCGCCTCGACAACAGCATCCTGGTATCGCTGCTCAAGGCCTTCAACTTTGGTGAGATCGCCGACGGGCTGGAGGGCGACGCCTTCGGCAAGATCTACGAGTACTTCCTGGGCAAGTTCGCCCGCGACGAGGGCGGCAAGGGCGGCGAGTTTTATACCCCAACCAGCCTGGTCAAGCTGATGGTCGAGATCATGGAACCCTTTCATGGGCGCATCTATGACCCGGCCTGCGGATCGGGCGGCATGTTCGTGCAGTCGGCGCACTTCATCGAGGAGCACCGCAAGAACCCGACCAACGAGATCAGCGTGTACGGGCAGGAGAAGACCGCTGAGACCGTTAAGCTCGCCAAGATGAACCTCGCGGTGCACGGGCTGAGCGGCGACATCCGTCAGGCGAACACTTTCTACGAAGACCCGCACACCAGCCCCGGCAAGTTCGACTTCGCGCTGGCGAATCCGCCCTTCAACGTCAGCGGCGTGGACAAAGACCGCATCGGCGTCGATCCGCGCCTGCCGTTCGGGCAGCCGAAGGGCGACAACGCCAACTACCTGTGGATGCAGTACATCTACAGCAGTCTCAACGAGCGGGGCCGTGCCGGGGTCGTCATGGCGAACAGTGCCAGCGACGCACGCGGCAGCGAGCAGGAGATCCGCCGACAGATGATCCAGGCGGGCGGCGTGGACATCATGCTCAGCACCAGCAGCAACCTGTTCTACACGGTCACGCTGCCCGCGACGGTGTGGTTCTTCGACAAGCGCAAGCACGGCACGCCACGCGAGGACACGGTTCTGTTCATCGACGCACGGCACATCTTCACGCAGGTCACGCGGGCGATCCGCGAGCTGAGCGACACGCAGGTGGAGTTCATCGCCAACATCGCCAACCTGTACCGGGGCGAAGCCACGGAAAACCGCCACGGCAGTGGCGAACTGATGCAGGAGCACTTCCCTGACGGCGTGTACCACGACGTGCTGGGGCTGTGCAAGGTCGCCACCCGCGCCGAGATCAAGGCGCAGGGTTGGAGTCTGAACGCCGGGCGCTACGTGGGCGTGCAGGCCCGCGCCGCTGACGACTTCGACTTCAGCGTGCGACTGGGCGAATTGCAGGAGGAGCTGGAGGTGCTGAACGCCGAGGCGCATGAGCTGGAGGAGCGGATCAGCGAGAACGTGCTGGCGCTGCTAGATGGAAGTAGCGGGGAGGTCAGCGATGAAACAGTTCTGGGTTAA
- a CDS encoding restriction endonuclease subunit S produces the protein MLTFQRGFDITKKQQTDGTYPIVSSSGISSFHGEYKFVGPGVVIGRKGTLGTVHYLSQPYWPHDTTLWIKDFKGNDPKFLFYMLQTLQLEQYDVGASNPTLNRNHLHLLDARRPPSPYSAKSPPSSRPTMT, from the coding sequence ATGCTTACGTTTCAACGCGGTTTCGATATCACAAAAAAGCAGCAAACCGATGGGACGTACCCTATAGTCTCGTCGTCAGGAATCTCATCTTTTCACGGTGAATACAAGTTCGTTGGCCCAGGAGTGGTTATCGGACGCAAGGGTACTCTTGGTACTGTTCACTATCTTTCTCAACCTTATTGGCCCCATGACACAACATTGTGGATAAAGGACTTCAAAGGAAATGATCCAAAGTTCCTATTTTACATGCTCCAAACACTACAACTTGAACAATATGACGTCGGCGCAAGCAATCCCACTTTAAACCGCAATCATTTACATCTCCTTGATGCTCGGCGTCCCCCCTCCCCATACAGCGCAAAATCGCCGCCATCCTCTCGGCCTACGATGACCTGA
- a CDS encoding AAA family ATPase has protein sequence MNTHKTTYPVLPHLSTGLSHLNSVAIPAPLVEKIPHSLSARQPRKFHNRAWRRRAGKIFKRRWEDRPRPPEQEYLIDGVLPTGALVLLVGQSGIGKTREILLLSNAVANGEDVHGRATQLGHVLYFDYEMGETLLAQYGQQLNLRGYIEPVHDIPFTDMPALIKEAVEEGCKLVVIDSYSSIVNQLGLENAMNTNSAAEKILKPLSDIAHQTGVTIVVLHHTNKGNIQYDGSQHIKALADVMLMLKLDRETEELVLTAEKTRVEFEPLRWDAANHPNLKGRTRDETDEPTVSPQETYKQWLLDQLQTGGKFFKDLEEPFETAFGKGTKTLERARHALLEEGKLSVCKEKGKPFLSLMLSDPLV, from the coding sequence ATGAATACTCACAAAACGACCTACCCCGTTCTTCCTCATCTCAGCACCGGTCTGTCGCACCTCAATTCTGTTGCCATTCCCGCCCCGCTGGTGGAAAAAATACCGCACAGCCTGAGCGCTAGGCAGCCTCGCAAATTCCACAACCGAGCCTGGCGCCGTAGAGCTGGCAAGATTTTCAAGCGTCGCTGGGAGGACCGCCCCCGTCCTCCTGAACAGGAATATCTGATCGACGGTGTGCTGCCAACAGGGGCGCTGGTTTTATTGGTAGGACAATCGGGCATAGGGAAAACCCGCGAAATTCTGCTGCTCAGCAATGCGGTCGCGAACGGTGAAGACGTTCACGGGCGCGCCACACAGCTCGGGCATGTCCTCTACTTCGATTACGAGATGGGAGAAACCCTCCTGGCCCAGTACGGTCAGCAACTCAACCTTCGCGGTTACATTGAGCCTGTTCACGATATCCCTTTTACAGACATGCCTGCTCTAATCAAAGAGGCCGTTGAAGAGGGATGCAAACTGGTTGTGATTGATTCATACTCTTCAATTGTAAATCAACTTGGACTAGAGAATGCAATGAATACAAACTCGGCAGCAGAGAAAATACTGAAGCCTCTGTCAGATATAGCGCACCAGACAGGGGTAACCATTGTTGTGCTACATCATACAAACAAAGGAAACATACAATATGACGGTAGCCAGCATATCAAAGCCCTAGCAGATGTAATGTTGATGCTAAAGCTAGATAGAGAGACTGAGGAGTTGGTGCTGACTGCCGAGAAAACACGGGTAGAGTTTGAGCCGCTACGGTGGGATGCCGCTAACCACCCCAACCTCAAAGGGAGAACGCGTGACGAAACGGATGAACCGACGGTTAGTCCCCAAGAGACGTACAAGCAGTGGTTGCTAGACCAGCTCCAGACGGGTGGCAAGTTTTTTAAAGACCTTGAGGAGCCGTTCGAAACAGCCTTCGGAAAGGGTACAAAGACACTGGAACGCGCTCGCCACGCCCTTCTTGAAGAGGGCAAACTCTCGGTATGCAAGGAGAAAGGCAAACCCTTCTTGAGTCTGATGCTCTCCGATCCCCTGGTGTAG